In Candidatus Methylomirabilota bacterium, the DNA window TCCAGGGCATCCAGGCATGCGGTCATCACGAGACCGCGATTGTAGCGCATCGAGAGGATGCCCCCCGCCTCGTCCACGTCCATGAGGAGCTTGCCCGGGAACATGGTGTTCCCGAACAGCGTGTCCTCGGGCAGCACCGAGCGGCTCGACTCGAACTTCCACCGGAGCCCGCCCGTCCCGTCATCGCCGATCTCCCGCGCCCGCGCCGATCGCCGAGCCAGTCGCTCCTGGCGATGCTGCCGACGGTCGAGCGCCGCCGCGTAGAGCGCCTCCTCCTCGCGGCCCTCGGGCTCGATCCGCGCGGGGACGGGCTGAGGATGGAGCCGCTCGTCCACCTTGATGAAGACCAGGTGCGAGTTGAGCGTCACCGCCCGCGCCCCCGTGTGCACGTTCTCCGAGAACACCCGCACTCCGACCTCGAGTGAGCTCCGCCCCACCAACTCCACCTGCGCCCGGAGCACCGCGACCTCGCCAACCTTGACCGGGTGGAGGAAGTCGATGTCGTCCATGGCGCCCAGGGCCACATTGCCGCGCGCGACCCGTGAGGCGGCGATCGTGCCCACGGTGGCGATCCACTGCATCATTCGC includes these proteins:
- a CDS encoding hotdog domain-containing protein, whose amino-acid sequence is MPSVSDTVTEMVQWVFPEHAGAPGQIHGGRMMQWIATVGTIAASRVARGNVALGAMDDIDFLHPVKVGEVAVLRAQVELVGRSSLEVGVRVFSENVHTGARAVTLNSHLVFIKVDERLHPQPVPARIEPEGREEEALYAAALDRRQHRQERLARRSARAREIGDDGTGGLRWKFESSRSVLPEDTLFGNTMFPGKLLMDVDEAGGILSMRYNRGLVMTACLDALDFYAPISSHEVVTFKAGLNHVGTSSLEVGVKVLTEVPITGEIRHACTAYLTYVHLGPDLRPRPCTPFTPETPEEQRRWGEALERRTRRLARVKALRASINEGR